ccaccttggctgtggtgagcaggcaacagtgggattccaggcaccagaggggagggaggaaggccagcagcagagcacaggctggtgggctccagaggagaagacacggacatactgggggatggtggccaataaaggtggtgacatggaagtaggtctgaagggtgaaggagctcaggaaatctgagaagcctcacaggacagcctgctccaagcacaagaatgatgtCTCCgagtacccatgaaaagaagactttatgtcatgaggctgcttgtctgaactgacagagctccagggcaaaaaggcagcacatgggaggtggaagcaggtcaagctgtaaaggaggaatttagaatccttgtccatggatgtggggatgatgccaaagctgccctggacttgatacctgcaggggaggctgagggcagcaagatgagctgacgttgcttccttacagtaaaagaatagacagggcgaacgtgggcctgctgctgaacttcgtaagagtagtatcagacaggactgatgtacttcatggcttctttgcctccatcttcaccagcaaggtctcctgggactttgttcctgaaggcaggagtctggagaacagccaggagtggatggggctcaagtcaggagttacctgagcaaactcagacaccattacagaaaaggagatgggtgacttgaccagctccctgaacacaagtatcgctgtgctgtggcacctgagattcccaggaactcccaccTCTTGGTGCAGAGTTGTGTGACTCCCCTTGAGGTGTCCTgtcctgtctcctcactcaagtggtgcgtcaggcacccacttttctgacacattcagtctttatcaggagattcaCTAGATCAATATTGGAGATTGTTGAtaccagctgttctggaaatgagGGCATTAGAAGGGGGATGGAAATATaagtattttgtctttattactatttattatggaaatgttcactgtttggctacagttctgaaatctctctaatcatccacaccagacttgacgcctttaggcaagtgctgcagagagccttggcttgtaagagcattttggctgttaatgagccctctgctgccatggtcctgaactgcagctactgaaagaatgaacaaactcctgatgaagtgaaaggcagaaacaaaccccaagtttctgagggtgtttgggaccccacgaggggccatcgctgacacaagcagtccctgtcccaggaggctgctgaaggaaaagcctggagacaatggtcagaggtggtaaaggcgatgtggaggtggctctggtgccctgtcagcccttcatggttgtttagcatcagaatgACCAGaccatgctcttcaggtcttcttctttaacacacTTACTGCTACGCATAggcccctctcttcctgcactcctatgtgtctcacaaacctttgactcttgtcctccagtaatgggccaacactccaggaggttggtgcttcctccaggctcatggatgattcctgaggaccatccaagcatgggcagtgcaagagaggagcagagcaaggtcagctcatgggccatgcctgagcacagcccccccagcagcagccattccccatctcccaggcacagccatgcccacagcatgcaaatgtcactgccatatatgactagtccaagagaaggctgccttctttccaggatcccccaaagtctttctcctattcctcctccacccgctgacatcagccacatcccacttgcaggctcagacatggttgtaaggatttgctgaagtcatcagccatcacccttctctacctcacatcccctgaccctcccacaccacacatggccgctcactgctgctcagggcctctcactcttcagaagaggccttgagcttcttgcttcttcctggtgcttattatcatcttcctccctccctccagagctcatggtgagatttcttgtccataacagcacctttatgaccatgtttgtgtgtctttttgtgagcatttgtgcagaaagagtagtcagAGGAAAGCACCTAATACATAAAAACTGAtgagttactcccattgctgtgtctctcctggaaggagtctgtccccaGAAGAGCATCCACCTTCTGCcactctggagaggcacatgagtAGTGTCcatgcacctggggaggaacagggtgatttttgccagaccacccttcatctgaaccacttagatatgtacttatggatggggtgtcatgccttatactgcaaatacctattggattggccctgccagtggggctaccacagatgcagactgctgtgttacagatatttactatttttaatactgacactcttagagaaattacacaaagacttgaatgattattgatgccttttaacatgattatccacagaaggcccagcagctttgcatctcaagaaatgggatgcaaGAGGTCAAGGGtaggatggcttgggctctgtcctggcatctggaaactgaagtgtgcgcccatctcccaacacctgccctgctcagtgaagggtgtgagaaactctgaagtcacagccatgacaggtatcttatgtcgaactgcagacagtgttgtcctgccagctcaggattggagcttccatccctgaaggtatttaaaagatgtgtagaatggcgcttagggatatggtgtaatgggtggacttggcagtgtcatatttacgattggactttatgaccttaagggtcttttccaacctaaattatgatttgagtcaaacccatttcaattcccatcacctccagctgcccccgaggtcggctgttgtgtggcaccaCTCAcgtggctctccaggcaggttgggcactggtttggtgcctgcattgggagttttcccctttctggggtaaaagatcttcgatgagagacagttgtagagatctgagttgcagagatttcaagcagtcctttcaagatctgagcaggctcagttttggaggcatcgaaaaatagagacaatctcaaggatgtttttgaaaagtggtacaatcactaataagaataacagggagttccttattcctgatgatgatgatgataaactaaagttttttaatttcattcctatcagtcattcttgcttctcaaaacagctgctacatCTCGGTAGctaacctcttgcatggagttctttttaagagctttttctctcacctCTACcagatttataatttaaaaagtacttcctaggacaggattgccctgaaatcagcgctctttcatacttttccccctttttttctggtgtgaggggaggtgacatagggcagttttatttcttttttagccaaagaaggccaagaaacagatctcaggtcagtgcaaaggcagaaaggaagccagaatgtttatgtggtgtgcactgacacacaccgtcacctgcatttccagtctctgaagttccaatggtgcagcagagactggagttctgagctcccttcatctgcccattgtaacacatgtaaaatgaaactaccccagccaaaagttggttttgattctcttcacagcctgaagcaccacatgggtcaggagacgagccaggatacccaacgaggactcgcatgctctgcacttcaagttcaggtgttcacgagaatctcagcagacaagttgtgccgattcctgggtgcaatgagctggtcaagagcctcgtctccatttctgtaatgatGGCTTTGCcgcctggctgatgtgcagactctgtacatggatgctgacacctgttgagcaacctgttctgtaaggatgaacaaggtgggcatgaggacagcaaaacagaacaacctgggtgggggcaaatgaaaagggatgcacaaggtgtggtcagggctgtttgggggcagtTGTAAaacagccctgcacctcatgtgaattattcctgtggtcagagagaacctgagagctgtccctaaattgaaaacatgaaggggatgaaaggacagcatcattcaggctggatgggacctcgggaggtgtcttgaccaacctcctcctcaaagcagggtcagaccagattactcagtgctttctccaaacacatcttggccactttctgggacagagtggatgcgcacccctgggaaacagcttccagggcttgactgtcctcaggattggaaagtttctccctttctatagcacctttccaagcctaactatccagattattttttacccatctacttacacactgacacagatcataatatcctaccttggacacaagaatattgtgggggatgatgctgaatgccttactgacttccaggtaacagaccaccactgctctccccacgtccagcaaccctgtcctttcctcgcagaaagcaaagaggatggaaaggcacaacctgccctgggtaaaccccatcaccttctctttcagacacccagaaatggggtcccacTGGCCACGTTCTGGGacacagcccttagttcccctgctctgccaggggggttggaccagatgatctcttgaggtcccttccaatcgctaacattctgtgattctgtgatttctgaaaagtgcacacactgtgtgagagctgccagtggtcagggagtccccccagtctccatgagctttccaagatgttggagagtggcctcactgtgacatggtcctgctgtctcagctcctgggatgctgcccctcctgtcccatagactggaaaggattgtgttagttccagggacccctgacttgatccccatccactgctggttgttctgcctccagccacagaggcctgggagagcttgctggtgaagatggaggaccagagacaccgAGAATATCGCTTCTCTCCCTTACTAAATTAATCAGtacccacacggtgtctttgtttctcctttaactgttcctgcagtagtaacagctcattataggGCTCTTGAATTGACTTACAgatctagactgagttttgatctggcctgttgctgtgcttggaggctgctgtccttgcagaccagatgaactaacttctgccaccctgccttggcagtttattccatccgtgtcacagctctgtctgcaacactgacagctccagctcacccagtcaggtccctggctgaggacattgcctcacatctgggctgaaccacccccgctgtggcaccaggaaacctctgagtcgccccatggaaacctggtaccaagtgtccaagagcccatgggtgcaaaggctttgcttcagagcacagacgtGACATGGCCAGAAGATTGatgaatgtctctctagatctaggagtataaacccagaatataatgcctaaattcattccggTGAACATACTCCTCCCCCAGTTtgcagaaattagatcctttgctgtaacctttctGGTGTTCTGTCTAataatgggacaagaaaagctgattctcCTACcgatttattttctaataggaagaatacaatgctggcaagaagtgtcactgctgaagaaagagaatcaacatcactgattacttcaggttgtttcaaaggatgtgcccctggagccccagggacacatGGAGGGAgaccagaggggacagaggaaggggcatcatgggctgctcctgtgctgctgagctgtgctgggctcctgggacagagggagctcatggcaagcggcagcgctgcagaaagacagctctgcccaggagcagctcctctgcaaagcgcagcagggctgagggctctgcctgcagcaccgagggcagaggagccaggcacagagagggaaacgcagtctggggtggtgagatggctgagagatcactgggggagaaatcttcacagtccttaacacagtaagtctctgggtgcagggtggtgcagatgaggatcctgcaattatctcccagagctggcagatcccatggctggagtggaggagaaggatctgttCCTTAGCatggacagggcacgacagctgccatctcccagctgcggggtgctcagggctgtcctgcagagcagggtccctgcaccccagggctgtgccggggcagggactctgccgcctgccagggtcagcgctcagcctgcccggggagatcccaacaacactgagaggggaagctgtggggggaaggagcgacccccagcagggcagcatccttctgctgctggcttctccatgggtcagggctgctcttccaataggaggtttcaaggagaagatctatacagaTATTACTACAAAGATCAGGAGCTTTCccgagtctgtcctttcagtttcctattccaagacttggggagtggggggatagaggaaaggataaatgcaaaaggagctctcGAGTTGTAAGCAGTCACTGatactcctgaactgcaactcagagtcatcagtaccTCTGCCAGAAGCAttataacatcccttcaccacccctctgcctatggacagcagcagcatcaccttggcTGGACACATCTGGCTTAGATGGACCTGTCCTTTTTTGgagcctgcaaacctctgctctcagcagtgcctgctggcttttcagggtaacatggcagtgtgatcagcctccatctcagaaaggtgccagcccagggcagctggagcaagacagagagacagagcagctgccctcactctgcactgacccacaggcatcctctggtctcgcagggcttgctctcttctccctgcagcatAAATGATGAGACTTTCTGAACACgcaagaacactctccaggggagtcgCAGGATTGGAAtagatgatctttcgaagtcccatccaatccctaacattctatgattctgtgaagctgtaaaacaaccaaacctttcaaatttcattttaccatcctgtttcattctctgtcACTGTGCAGATGCTCACAGGCCCtttttcaccagcagcagtttcagatgacaactttgaaccccaggtccgtcccctgccccccgttccatgacccctgctgcagagcagggctgactcctgggcagccagtggGCACaagccctgctcctcacggcacctccagccagcaccacccagggctcagccatggagctgaaggaaggtctggaaaacgacaagggggtgtggagcagggggaaggcatatgtgaaatggctttggtttttcccagaggagTCTCATCtgaaccgtcactgtcttttcctccttgcacaggtcctcatgcccacaggcagcgaatgtccaacagcagctccatcacccagttcctcctcctggcgttcacagacacacgggagctgcagctcttgcacttctggctcttcctgggcatctacctggctgccctcctgggcaacggcctcatcatcaccaccatagcctgtgaccagcacctccacacccccatgtacttcttcctgctcaacctctccctcctcgacctgggctccatctccatcactgtccccaaatccatggccaactctctgtgggataccagggtcatttcctatgcaggatgtgctgcccaggtcttctgtgtatttttcttgtttggtgcagagtattttcttctcaccgtcatgtcctatgaccgctacattgccatctgcaaacccctgcactacgggaccctcttgggcagcagagcttgtgtccacatggcagcagctgcctgggccagtgggtttctcaatgctctgctgcacacggccaatacattttcactgccactgtgcaagggcaatgccctggaccagttcttctgtgaaatcccccagatcctcaagctctcctgctcagatgcctccctcagggaaACTGGGCTTGTTGTTTTTGgtgtctgtttgttctttttgtgtttcgtgttcatcgtgctgtcctatgtgcagatcttgagggctgtgctgaggatccccgctgagcagggacagcacaaagcctttgccacgtgcctccctcacctggccgtggtctccctgtttgtcagcactggcatgtttgcctacctgaagcccccctccatctcctccccatccctggacctggtggtgtctgttctgtactcagtggtgcctccagcagtgaaccccctcatctacagcatgaggaaccaggagctcaaggatgccctgtggaaactcatatcttagtgttttctgaagcaataaactgcttctctccttctacatagtagttttaatgtaactagttacaggtccagcctctcacttgtaatttctgtttttattgaagttggtttttattgtgataacattctcattccctttctaaatctctatctgcttttcttttttaaccactggctgtgtaaatgaggagccgtgctctctttttctcttaaacaaaataaagcatcctgtagtgacttttttttcaatatatatccttcctgcaaggcctgtttggagctgcaggaacagttcctgtgtgcatgggaggaggggaaaagagtccagcctggcagccctgccagggagcaccagcgcttggccttccagagctgttctcgttccactcccacactctccttctcatcccttgtgttggtgcaaggcctgagtgctctggcagcctggtcaccgtcctgctgtgtgtcagtcctgtgagcgcaggcagggacaggccatgggcactgctgtgacagagctggcctctgtaacagtacttctataaagaagagtgatctcctcagggcagtgccggaaggcttaggtcttcttcaagtttctgtcaagaacatgcacaagaaggtggccacagatgcaaacagcagggtacagctgcacagtgtgtgtgtgcagggctgggcacacagcagtgtcctctcacagccaggcctcctgccagagacctgcaggaccagcagagcaggggctgggctgtgcccctgtgcactggacaccccgcggaagctgccccaggacatcgtcatggactggcccctcacaaccaccatttccagccctggcctctcttcccagctcacagaagttgctcttccctaaacggatggacactgaatgggtaggtcagaagtccatgtttgcattgtacagatgagatgtgagcacacacatcatgtacgtgaggtgagATGAAACCGAGTgaggacaaacaccatcagctattcctgggggTTCCATGAacgcctgtgggacagacattgtctcgaggtcacttcacattgagagtaacagcccatgggaaaccacccactgggatcttcttccttgaactgagacccccgtgtccattcctcatgatgtgggacatctcagatgagtgcagagcagggtgacacaccacagggctgaggtgtctcccgtccctttgggagtggca
This genomic interval from Caloenas nicobarica isolate bCalNic1 chromosome 28, bCalNic1.hap1, whole genome shotgun sequence contains the following:
- the LOC135999311 gene encoding olfactory receptor 14A16-like, whose translation is PMYFFLLNLSLLDLGSISITVPKSMANSLWDTRVISYAGCAAQVFCVFFLFGAEYFLLTVMSYDRYIAICKPLHYGTLLGSRACVHMAAAAWASGFLNALLHTANTFSLPLCKGNALDQFFCEIPQILKLSCSDASLRETGLVVFGVCLFFLCFVFIVLSYVQILRAVLRIPAEQGQHKAFATCLPHLAVVSLFVSTGMFAYLKPPSISSPSLDLVVSVLYSVVPPAVNPLIYSM